CAGCAATGAATATTGCAGGAATTTGTAATAAGGAAAGAAATGTTTTTGGAATGATGCCACATCCAGAGCGTGCTGCCGATGAAATTTTGGGAAATACGGATGGAAGAGTAATTTTTGAATCTATCTTGCAGCTTGTTGGTCAAGTTTAATACTTTTAAAATGTCTGAAAAATTACCTCAAGTCTATACAGAAATTATAATAAATGCTTCTAAAGAAAAAGTTTGGAATGTACTTTTAGACTTTCCAAATTATCCAACTTGGAATAATTTTATCAAAAAAATAGAAGGCAATTCAAATTTAGGAGGAAAAATAGAAGCTAAAATGTTTCCTCCTGCTGGTTTGCCTATTACTTTTGATGGTACAATTTGTCGAAACACTCCAAACAAAACATTAGCTTGGAATGGATATATGATTGCTCGTTGGCTTTTCGAACCAACACATATATTTGAAATAGAAGAAAAAACTGAAAATCAAATCCTTTTCATTCATAGAGAAGAATATAAAGGTTTTATAATTCCATTTATAAAATTTATGTTGCCTACTTTGGTGGGAAAAGGATTTGAGGTAATGAATAAAGATTTGAAAAAGTTTGTAGAGGCAAATTAAGAGAAATTGAGTATTTTGTATTCATAAATCACTAATCATTGAAAAACTAATCATTAAGTATGTTTGTAGATAATTTTGAAAATCAAAGTAAAGAAAAATCAGAATCAATAAAAAAGCGATGGCTTGAGACAGCTACTAAGTTTTTAAAGGGAAAACCCTATCAAGATTTGGAGTGGGAATTTTCAGAAGACATTTCTATTGAGCCATATTATACAAAAGATGAAGAGAATCATTCTGATTTATCCTATTTACAGATTCTTCAAAATAATCAACTAGCTTTAAATGAACCTGTTTCTCAGCCTCGTTTTTGGTATAATCAGCCTTTTATAAAGCTACATAGTTTAGAAAAAGAAGAGCTAGAGAAAATAAATAAAGAGGTTCGCCAAGTTTTGATGAGTGGCGCAGAAGGAGTTTGTTTTGACTTGAAAAGTATAGAGCTTGCTGATATTGATAAGAAAAAAATAGAATATTTACTTTTTGAAGTGGCTTTGCCCTATTGTGCTGTGAGTTTTCAGGTAGATATAGAAAATGAAAATGAATTACAAAGTTTTTTAGAAAAATATATTGATTATGTAAAGGAAAGAGGTTTTGAAATACATCTTTTGACTGGAGGAGTTTTATATCAAAACTCATCCAAGAAAAATAATCAATTCTCTACTACTTTTTTAGAATCAGTTTCTCAAACAAATACTGCTTTTCGTTCTATTACATTGCAATTGAATAATTCGAAAGATGAAGCCCAAAATATTGCTGATATTCTTTTTGAAGTTAAGAAATTAGTAGAAAATTCAAACAAAAATATTTTACAAAATATTCAATTTGTAGTAGAAGCAACTGATAGTTTTTTCATTACAATTGCCAAAATACGTGCTTTGAATTGGCTTTTGATTCAAATGTATGACTTGTATCAAGTGGATACTAAACCATATATTCATTCAATTACTTCACAAGGTACTGACGAAAAGAGCTTAGAAGACGAAAATTGGAATTTAATTAGAAATACTACACAAGCATTTTCTTGTATTTTGGGAGGAACAAATGCTTTGAGTGTAGTCTCACATCAAAATCAAGAGAATACAAAATCTAAAGCATGGGCAAATCGTATTGCTCGTAATGTTTCTGTCATGTTACGTGAAGAATCTTTTGTAGACGCAACTGCAGATCCAATCTCAGGTTCATATTATTGTGAACAAATGACAGATAAATTAATTGCATCTGCGTGGAAAAAATTTCAAGAAATGATAAATTAAATAAATGAAGTTAATTATTTTGTGTTATTTTTGTAAACACAAGATTTATATGAAGACTTTGTTTAATTATTTTTTTGTAAATATCTGTTTAATTACATTTTTGCTAAACAGTTTTTGTTTTAATAACTATAATTGTAGTATAATATTAAATTAGTAATTGAAATATACATTTTTATAAAACAAAAAGGGTTATATACTGTTTCGTAATAGACTTACTTTATAGTTACTTATTTTTTATTTCAACCATTTTTTAAACTGTTGAATTTTGAGAGTTCGAATAATATTTGATTTACGGAATAGAGGCGCAGTTTTGCCCTTCTATCACCAGCACCTTTTTTCAGGATTTATTAAAGATTTACTTACAGATACTTCTTTTGGAGTAGATGATAATTTGTTTTATAATTTTTCTGGATTAAAAGGTCAAACACGAGTGAGCCGAAAAGGCTTACATTACTGTTCCCGAAAAGTTACATTGGTTTTGTCTGCGCTTCGTACTGAAGTGATTGATGAGCTTTTGGATAGTCTTTTTAGTAGAGAACACATACAGATTGGAGAGTTAGAATTAGCTCCTGAAGCAGTAGAACAAGAACTCATGCCAGAGCAACGAGAGATGACAAAATACATTTGTATTTCTCCGTTGGTGGTTTCTAGTCCTCGTTTTCATAGAGATACAAAAGAATTTATCGTACCAAGTATGGACAAATTTTCTGATCTTCTTTATGATTCTACACTTACTCGTATGGAAGAGTCTGGACATTATACCGATGCCGAAATGGCAGAATTTTATAAGTTTCAGCTTGTTCCTGACCGTCGTTATTTAGAAAAAATACAGCAAGAAGAAAAGAAGTTTGCTCGTATTTATCCACTTGAAGGACAAGGAAGTGAAGTAGAGGTAAGAGGATATACGTTCCCTTTTGTGCTTTATGCACACCCACAAGTACAAAATTTTATTTGTAATTGTGGCTTAGGAGAGTATACTGATTATGGCTTTGGAATGTTAGATTTTGCACATAGCGACCCTACTCAACGTACACAACCTTATGGAAAATATGGTGTAGCAGAAGAGAGTAAGAAGTAAAACTGCTTTTCTAATTTATAAACATCTTTTTCTATGAAAGAAAATTACATAAAAAACCACCTTTAAAATCTTTTGATTTTTGAAGGTGGGTTTATTTGCTAGTTGAAAAATTTATTTTATATACTTCTTATTATTTTATCAAACTCTACTCTTTCTTTAGGTTTTTTGATAGGCTGAAAAGAATCTTCAGGATTGCGATAACCAACAGCCACACCAAACAAGGCAGTATAATTTCCATTTGGATTAATAAGAGCATCATATTTATCAGGTTCAATTCCTTCCATTGGAGTTGCATCAATTTCCATTGTTGCACATGCTCCCAAAAATATTCCTAATGATAAATAAACTTGTTTTTGAAACCAGTTTTTTACAAAAACATCTCCTAGAGGTTTTACAACGGTATTAAAATAATTGACAGCCCCTTCTACTAAATGTTCAGTAATCTGTTTCTCAAACAAATCAATATTATCTATCGAACTAAAGACTACTAGAGTATCACAATCTTTGATTCTATCTGCATTGAAAAAAGAGGCTTCTGCTAATTTGGCTTTCATTTCTGTATCGTGAACAAAAGTAAATTGCCAAGGCTGACCATTAATTGAGGAAGGACTTAAATGCAGAATTTGTTTCAATTCTTCCATTTTTTTGCTATCAATTTTTTTACTGTTGTCATACAATTTTGTTGCATAACGGTTTTGAGCTGCATCTAAAAATTTCATTTGTTAGCTTTTATTTAGTTGTGAATATTAAAATTTGCCATTTGTGTTTTTATGTTCTTCTGCTGGAGCAATCGTTTCGATTACATCCCAATGTTCAGCAATTTTACCATTTTCTACTCTGAATAAATCATAGAACGAAGTAGCTTTATCAGCAAATGAACCTTCACTTACTACCAAAATAAAATTTCCTTCACCCAAAACTCGGTGTACTTTGTTATATTTCATTGTAATTCCTTGAGAAGCCATATATTCTAATGCTTTTCCAAGACCAGAAAGACCGTCTGCAATTTGTGGATTGTGTTGGATATAATTATCTCCATCAAAATATCCTGTTAGTTTTTCCATTTTTCCATTAACCAAAATATCTTCTACAAAATTTTTGACTACCCTTTTATTTTCATTGGTCTTGTCTAAATCATTGATTTCTGTTGTACCATCAATCATAGAATGCCCACTTGGGTTATTGGATTCAGGTTTTACTTGTAAATTATCCCAATGTTCTACAATTTTATCATCTTCAAATCTGAATATATCAAAACCTACTTTTGGGCCAAAAAAATTATAATCTGTGTGAGTAAATACAAAATCTCCATCTTGAAAAGCACGAATTGTATTTAATTTTGCTGAATTAGCTGGAAGTTGAGCCAATAAAGCTCCAAAACCTGCTAGTCCGTCAGCAATACTCAAATTGTGTTGAATATATTTATTTGGATTGATGTAACTAACAGGTTCTTGTGCTCCTGTTTCGATACTTTTTAATAAAGCAACAGCTTTTTTCTTATTTGAAATTTCTGTAGTGTTCATATTTTCTGCTTTTTTAGTTTGTGAAGTAATACTATTTTGTGAGTTACAAGATAATAATCCAAGGGTTAAAATTAAAGATGTGATTGATAATAACTTTTTCATTGTATTGAGATTTGAGTTTTAAATTGACAATACAAAGTTGAGGCTATTCAACAAAAAAATAATGATACAGAAAGTCCTTTAGATGATACTTTTGTTCCAACTAGAAATTAAGGATTGAAAAACTCTCTAAATTCGATGGGAGTAGTATCAGCATGTTTACGAAAATACTTGATAAAATTAGTAGATTCTTCAAAGCCTAATGTAAATCCTATCTCTTTTACACTTTCGTTGGTATGTGCTAAAAGTCGTTTGGCTTCTAGCATAATTTTTTCATCAATAATTTGCTTAGGTGTTTTACCTAATGTTTTTGAGGTAGCTTGATTGAGTCTTTTTTGTGTAATATTTATCTGAGTAGCATAATAATTTACCAATTTTTCTTCTTGAAACTTTTCTTCTAATAGATTTTTGAAAAGCATTATATAATCTAAATCTAATCCTGTTTTGACTTTGGTAAATCCTTGTTTTTGCCTTTCTCGTTCAGAAATTAGTAATAAATTACGTAAATAATTCCGAAGAATATCAGCTTGATACTCATCATTTGGGTTGTTTGATTCTGCTTGCATCTGTTCAAAAAAAGTAGCGAATATAGATTCCATATGGGGAATATGAATGGTAGGAATAGAAAATAAATCATTAAATAAGATAGTACTTCTTAAAAATGTTGTATCTATTTCTGTTTTGCAGAAAAAAACATCTGTAAACAAAATTCCTTTTCCATCAGAATCATCTTTATTATCAAAACGTTGTACCATATTTTTATTCAAAAAAACAATAGTATGAGGTTCTATTTTTATAGGATTAAAGTCAACTAAATGTGTTGGTGTTCCTTTTTGAAACCACAATATTTGATAAAACTCTGTTCTATGAGTAGATGTCAGTTTTTCACCATCAGATTTAAAAAGTTGATTCATTTCTACTACTTCAAGTTCTTGTGGTAGTCCCTCTTTAAAATTATATTTCTGAATATCTTTTTTCACTATATTGTATTTTTGGATATGATTAATTTTTAAATGTTCAAGTATAAACAATACTTTCACAATTATCTATACTTGAATATTTTTTATTAATACATCGTATTCGGATTAGCTGACTTTTCAGGAATTTTTTGGATAGCATCCCAATGTTCGCATATTTTGCCATTTTTATCAAATCTAAAAAAGTCCATTGTTATATACTCATTTTGAACGTCTTTTTCTAGCCAAGTCTGATGAGTATGTAAAGCAACTAAATCTCCCTCAGCAATACATCTAACAAATTCAATGGATTTATCAGGATATTCAATTTGCATCCTTTCAAAATAATCAATAAACCCTTGTGTTCCATCAGCAACATCTGGATTGTGTTGAATATATTCTTTTCCAATATATGTTTCTATTGCTTTTTTAGGGTTTCCTTCATAAGCAGTTTTATAGAATGCGATTGCATTTTCTTTATTTTTTTGCAGGTTCATGGGCGTAATTTTTAAATTATTTATAAATCAAGATGACTACAATATCTTAAAAATAAGCTAAAACAGGAAAAAAGGCGTAAAAAAACACCTTCAATATCTGTGTTGAAAATTGAAGGTATTTTGTATTTATCAAGATGTTTTTTTGTTATTGTTTTTTACGCAGATTTATAATTCCTCCAAAAACAATATTGAGTTGAGAAAAAAAGAATGTTTGCTCAGCTTTATCAGATTTTGAATAAGTTGTTTCTACATCTGGTAAATTGATATATCCTCCTTTAAATTCAGATTGAATAAAGAATTTATTAAAAAAAGCAACTCTAGCACCTATCACACCACCAATTCCATATCCTGCTACATGAAAATCATCGTGTCGCTGTTGTCCTAATAAAGTTGTATTTGTTCTTGGGTATAAAAAGCCAACTCCTAGACCTTTATTAAGACTAATTTTGATTTTATTAAAATCAAAAAGTAAACTAGAATGCCTTATTTCAACATTTACATAATTTAGACCATCTGTGTGTTCAAATTGTAAAAAATCATCTTTCAATTTTATATCATTATGAAAATAATCAGCATCATAATTTGATGAAGTATCGTGAATGTAACCATTGATATCCACAATCTGATTTTGTTGCATTACATATTTCATGTGATCTATTCCAAATGAAACATCCCAGTTTTCTGTCAGATAATATCCTATACGAAAGTTGTATTGAGGAATCGTAATTTTGTTTAGCTTGAAATAGGGATCAACTGCAAATTTGGATTGTCTATCTTTAGCAATTACGTCTTTTAAGGTAAAATCATAGTTTTTACCTTTAAAATGAATATCTGATTTGGTGTACCAACCTCTATTATATCCCCAATAAAAATACAATCTTCCTTTAGAAATTTGTTTAGGAATTGGAGGTGTAACAGTTTGAGCAGAGCATAAATAGGAAATAAGCGTAAAGAAAACAACTAAAAGTATAGCTTTCATTTTTTGTAAGTAATAATATTAAGTAATAGTTTTTTAAGTGTGCTTTAATTTATTTGAATGTGTTTTACACTAAGAAATAAACTAAAGTAGATTATAGGGCTGCAAAGGTAACTATACTTTTATTAAGACTAAATACAGAAACTAAATACAAAGAGTTTATTATGTTTTTTTGTGGATAATGAAAATAATACAAAATGAATTTTAAGAATAAATTTGTTAAAAAATGCGCCTAGATAGATTTTTTGTGTACTTTTGGTACTTAGTACTTACATTTTTTAATAGACTTAAGAGTTTGAAAAATACTGCCTTTATTACTACTTTAAGAAACCCTTTTTTAATTTGGGTTTTTAGTTTACTTCTTCATAGCATTTTATTATTGCTTGTATATTTTGTTTTTTGGGCTTCTTATAGCGAACCTACTTTAAACTTCTTATATCATTTTTCTCATCAAGTCAGTAAAGACAATTCTGTTTTTACTTTTTTTTCTTGGTTTTTGATAGTTAGTTTAGGTTTTAGTTTCTCGGCTGTTTTTGCTCAATTTTTTACATCTATTTCTGATTTTAATCAAAAAATTAGAGTGTTGGTTCTTTATATTTTGGTCTTTTTTGTCGCTTTTATTCCTATGCTTTTATGGTTAGATAGGCATGTTGTGGCAACTATTTGTGTGCTTTCAGGAGTAAGTCTCTTAGTAATTAATTATAAAAAAAATACGTCTTTTTATATTAATAGTTTTGTTGGAACATTGCTCTGTTTGGTTGGACTTTTTTGGTCTGTCAAAGGATTTGGGTGGGCAATGGCTGCAAGTATTCCATTTTCACTTTGGTATCTTAAAAAGGAAAATTTCAAAAATCAGTTGCCTCAAGTTGTGATTTTGGTTTCACTAGTTATGTTGGCTTTAGTTTGGGATTTGATTCAAAGTCAAATTGAACAAAATGAAGTTATTCATTTTTCAGCAGAAAAAATAGAAAAAAATGTTCCTCAATGGCTTTTAGATGAACATTTGATAGAAGTAAATTGGACAAAAAATGATTTTCGTTTGTGGTTAAGTGGTTTTAGAGGCTTTGGAGAATTGAGTTGGGAAAATAAAACAACAAATCACCATTTTTCAGAAGAAGCTATTCAAGAAATTACTGAATTTTTGTTGCACTATGATTCTGTTGTTCCTGTTGAAGGTAATCCAATTTTAGAGTTACGATATGTAATTTTACAAATTGCGTTACTTATTTTTTGGTTTTTGTTTTTAGCAAATTATAATCTTTCTCGCTATCGTTTGATAACCTATTGGGTGGTTATTTTTCTGATTTGGGTGTGGACAGAATATATTAGTTTAGATACAGAAAATGGATTTTTATTAGCTCTATGTGCCTATGGAGGGCTTTTACCTTTAATTGGTGCAAACAGATTTAAAGATATTGTTTCTTTCAAAATTCATCAAAAAATTATTTTCATAGGAATAATTATTCTGATTGTGATTGAACTTAGTGGAAGTTTGGCAATTTATATTTCGGAAAGTCTGGCTACTCGCAAAAATTATGTAGAAGCAAAAGCCGTTTTGGAAAATATTTATAAGAGTTATTTTTCCGACCAAAAAACATATATTGACTGGAATGCACACTTAAATGATAAAACATCGCTTCCTTTTTCTACTTCAGTTACCTCAAAATTTGATAAAGAACAACTTCAAAATAATTTAGTAATTCCGATTCAACATCTAAAAAATGAAGAAAATCTGAATCAAAATAATACTCTCAATTCTTCGAATTTATATTTTATCTTGCCTTCCAAAACTAGTAAATCACAAACAGATATGCTTATGCTTTATTTTAGCGAACATCAAAACAAACTTGTAGAATGGCAATCGGTTTGGAAAACAGAAGAAATTGAAGTTTGGAAATTGATTGTTTTTTAAAATTCTTTTTGCTCTATTCCAAAATCTCAAATACTAAAAACTGTGTCTTCTGCTTAGGGCTAAAATTATTATCTGATACAAAAACGATTGTTTTATTGCCATTTGCAAGCATTTTTCCTAATGTCATTCCTTCAATATTATCTACATGATTGAGGTTCATTTTTGATAAATCGGAAATTAGTGTTTTCTTTAGAGGAATATAATCTTTATTTGGAATCAGGTTTTTGAGACTTTCTATATCTTTAGAATCAGTTGCATTCTTTGTTTCTACCAAAAATAATTTTACAACAGTTCCTCCATCTGCTTGATAACCTTGAGAATAAGAACGTTCTAAAACTAAAAATTGTGTATTATTTTTATCTGTTTTCCATTCTAAAATTTCTACAATTCCATTGAGTCCGTAGGCTGTTTGTGGAATTGGTTCTTTAGCAACAGGTTCAGCCAAATAAACAAATTCCTGCTCAAAATTTGAGGTTTTTCTGTCTAAACCTATCAAACGAATTGGAAATATACCTTCTGTGTTTTTTGTCATTTCGCCATCTTGTTGTAAAGCAGTTTCGGAGAGAAACCAAATTTTGTTTTCATTATCCGAAAAAGTCATAGATTCGATGGCTGCATTGTGATACCAACCTTTATTTTGAGTGGTGTCTATAAAATGCTTGGGTAGTTTAAATTTTCTAATTTGATTGCCATTTGTATCCATTTCGGCAATAAAAGGAACTATATTTCGCTCTCTATCGCCTTCACTACTCCAAAAAAGTGTACTTGATTTACTAGAAAAACAAATGCTTTCTGGGTCAGCTATTTTTGTACCTTCATTTTTTTTAGGATAAAATTTTCCGTTTTCTTGTTTGAGAAAGTTTACAGAATATATTTTTAGTTCTTCAAAGCTATCTTTTGTATAATTCAATTTGGCTGTATAAAAACGCAAAAGTCCATTCTCATCAAATAAATCATCAGAAAGTAAATAATAACTATCTGTTGAATTGTCGTAATCAATTGCTGAAAGTCCACCAACAGTCATTTTTTGTTTATTTTCTCCAAATTTTTCTTCAAAAGGAATAATTTTTTCTCCAATAAAACGAAGTGCAAAAGGATCTTTTTGTTCTGTTTGGGTAGATGTAGGCTTTTGACTTTGGCAATTTATAAATAGAAAAGCAATACAAAAAGCTAAAACATACAAACTTAAAAGATTTGTTTTTTGAGGTTCAATTGTCTTCATAGTTATTTGTTGTTGGTGTCGCTGTCGCTAAAACACCAACAACGGCAGTTTTTATAATTTTAGAAAAGACTCATGTTTATTTAATCTTCTTTTTCCTCTTCCTCATTATCATCACTCAAATAAACATCTAGCAAACCTTCTGGAAGTTGCATCAAAATAGATTTGTTTTCTCTATCAAATTCTTTTATCAATTCTTTTTTTAGAGGAATCAATACTTCTTTTTCTTTAAAGTTAATGACTAATAAATCATTTTGAGGAAGATTGTAAATTGTCTCTATTTTGCCAATTTCCCCTTTTTCTGTATCAGAAA
This is a stretch of genomic DNA from Bernardetia sp. MNP-M8. It encodes these proteins:
- a CDS encoding SRPBCC domain-containing protein gives rise to the protein MSEKLPQVYTEIIINASKEKVWNVLLDFPNYPTWNNFIKKIEGNSNLGGKIEAKMFPPAGLPITFDGTICRNTPNKTLAWNGYMIARWLFEPTHIFEIEEKTENQILFIHREEYKGFIIPFIKFMLPTLVGKGFEVMNKDLKKFVEAN
- a CDS encoding methylmalonyl-CoA mutase family protein, which produces MFVDNFENQSKEKSESIKKRWLETATKFLKGKPYQDLEWEFSEDISIEPYYTKDEENHSDLSYLQILQNNQLALNEPVSQPRFWYNQPFIKLHSLEKEELEKINKEVRQVLMSGAEGVCFDLKSIELADIDKKKIEYLLFEVALPYCAVSFQVDIENENELQSFLEKYIDYVKERGFEIHLLTGGVLYQNSSKKNNQFSTTFLESVSQTNTAFRSITLQLNNSKDEAQNIADILFEVKKLVENSNKNILQNIQFVVEATDSFFITIAKIRALNWLLIQMYDLYQVDTKPYIHSITSQGTDEKSLEDENWNLIRNTTQAFSCILGGTNALSVVSHQNQENTKSKAWANRIARNVSVMLREESFVDATADPISGSYYCEQMTDKLIASAWKKFQEMIN
- a CDS encoding CRISPR-associated endoribonuclease Cas6, whose protein sequence is MRVRIIFDLRNRGAVLPFYHQHLFSGFIKDLLTDTSFGVDDNLFYNFSGLKGQTRVSRKGLHYCSRKVTLVLSALRTEVIDELLDSLFSREHIQIGELELAPEAVEQELMPEQREMTKYICISPLVVSSPRFHRDTKEFIVPSMDKFSDLLYDSTLTRMEESGHYTDAEMAEFYKFQLVPDRRYLEKIQQEEKKFARIYPLEGQGSEVEVRGYTFPFVLYAHPQVQNFICNCGLGEYTDYGFGMLDFAHSDPTQRTQPYGKYGVAEESKK
- a CDS encoding NAD(P)H-dependent oxidoreductase, producing MKFLDAAQNRYATKLYDNSKKIDSKKMEELKQILHLSPSSINGQPWQFTFVHDTEMKAKLAEASFFNADRIKDCDTLVVFSSIDNIDLFEKQITEHLVEGAVNYFNTVVKPLGDVFVKNWFQKQVYLSLGIFLGACATMEIDATPMEGIEPDKYDALINPNGNYTALFGVAVGYRNPEDSFQPIKKPKERVEFDKIIRSI
- a CDS encoding nuclear transport factor 2 family protein, which codes for MNTTEISNKKKAVALLKSIETGAQEPVSYINPNKYIQHNLSIADGLAGFGALLAQLPANSAKLNTIRAFQDGDFVFTHTDYNFFGPKVGFDIFRFEDDKIVEHWDNLQVKPESNNPSGHSMIDGTTEINDLDKTNENKRVVKNFVEDILVNGKMEKLTGYFDGDNYIQHNPQIADGLSGLGKALEYMASQGITMKYNKVHRVLGEGNFILVVSEGSFADKATSFYDLFRVENGKIAEHWDVIETIAPAEEHKNTNGKF
- a CDS encoding helix-turn-helix domain-containing protein — protein: MKKDIQKYNFKEGLPQELEVVEMNQLFKSDGEKLTSTHRTEFYQILWFQKGTPTHLVDFNPIKIEPHTIVFLNKNMVQRFDNKDDSDGKGILFTDVFFCKTEIDTTFLRSTILFNDLFSIPTIHIPHMESIFATFFEQMQAESNNPNDEYQADILRNYLRNLLLISERERQKQGFTKVKTGLDLDYIMLFKNLLEEKFQEEKLVNYYATQINITQKRLNQATSKTLGKTPKQIIDEKIMLEAKRLLAHTNESVKEIGFTLGFEESTNFIKYFRKHADTTPIEFREFFNP
- a CDS encoding ester cyclase, translated to MNLQKNKENAIAFYKTAYEGNPKKAIETYIGKEYIQHNPDVADGTQGFIDYFERMQIEYPDKSIEFVRCIAEGDLVALHTHQTWLEKDVQNEYITMDFFRFDKNGKICEHWDAIQKIPEKSANPNTMY
- a CDS encoding esterase-like activity of phytase family protein, coding for MKTIEPQKTNLLSLYVLAFCIAFLFINCQSQKPTSTQTEQKDPFALRFIGEKIIPFEEKFGENKQKMTVGGLSAIDYDNSTDSYYLLSDDLFDENGLLRFYTAKLNYTKDSFEELKIYSVNFLKQENGKFYPKKNEGTKIADPESICFSSKSSTLFWSSEGDRERNIVPFIAEMDTNGNQIRKFKLPKHFIDTTQNKGWYHNAAIESMTFSDNENKIWFLSETALQQDGEMTKNTEGIFPIRLIGLDRKTSNFEQEFVYLAEPVAKEPIPQTAYGLNGIVEILEWKTDKNNTQFLVLERSYSQGYQADGGTVVKLFLVETKNATDSKDIESLKNLIPNKDYIPLKKTLISDLSKMNLNHVDNIEGMTLGKMLANGNKTIVFVSDNNFSPKQKTQFLVFEILE